A region of the Callithrix jacchus isolate 240 chromosome 10, calJac240_pri, whole genome shotgun sequence genome:
AACgtaagctatgatcgcaccactgtctcaaaaaataaataaattcctccTTAATAAATCTATCCTAAGAAAATAATCGAGATGTGAACAAGGATATATGTAGTAAGATATTtattgattataaatatatatatgtgtgataaTCCTGTGTCTCACATACATACAGGTATACCATTTTTTGCCTTTCCCCTCTGATACATGAAAGGGAAATCATCTGCAGCCAACGTTCATAAACAATGAATTCTGTCACCCTCCCACCACAAGAAGATTCTCTTTTAAGGCACCTTCAACCTCTGGTTGTGCACAACTTCCACAGTAGCTGGTTCCTGAGCTGTATGTTGTCCATTGTAGCAACTTTCTTCCTTCAAGCTAAAAATCCACTCCCTTGGACATTTGTATCTTGTTCCAAATTGAGATTTCATACATACCTACCATGTGATGTGTTTCAAGAGCTTTACCACACTCTCATTCCTCATAACAACCTGAGAATTTATTATAAGCCCACAATCCCTCATCCATAAttcccaaaaaaatttttttaaaaacctctgaaGAAACAAATTCTTTTATAACTTTGGCCCAAAACCTGATACCTCAACCATCATGATCTTATTTATTATCTTTACTTATCTTATTTAGTGTGAATATTCATACATCTAACTGCAGAAATGGTGATGTGTTTGATGATGGGGAACTGTCCTGAATCTCAATGTAGTAGTCcttaatatatgatatatgtattatattcctTTTCTATAATCTCAAAAAATCTGAATTCCAAAATATCTGTCCCTAAAAGTTTCAAATAAGATATGAGGGGTCTGTGTGATTATCCTTGTAGTCTGAGAGACATGAAGAGACTTGTTAGGGCTCTTTGTCACTCTAAAGTCTTTGTTGTCAATACTATTCAATACTGCCCTACAGGTTCGTACAGAGAACCTCATGTTCTCTGAATAAAAAGACCCATCTGTTTGTTCCCCTCATGCTCTCCATTCAGATCACCCTCAGATATCCTGCAAATGGTCTGTCCCTCATGCCACACCAGAGGCAAATCCTATAAGCAGGATATGGCCCAAAGAGCCCAGCCCTTAGGCTTACCAGCCCCATCCAGGACCCAGCTGTCATCCATTTTCCTTCAGTAAATTTTAGTCTCAATCTCTCTGAGTCAAAACAAAAGACAGACTTACTTAGTGTTGGGGTAGATCAGTATGGATTTTGGGATCCTAGGGAATCATGAAAATCAGAGAGCAAGAGAAAGGTAGCAGAAGGAGGTATGGGTTTCTAACTGAGGAGTTAATCAGTCAGAAGTTTTCAGTCACAATTTCCTCACTGAGCCCCTCTCCCAAAAGTCCTAAAGAGATCctccttgttcttttttaaaaatttgcataaatTCAAAGGGTACACGTGCAATTTTGTTATATGCATAGATTCCACAGTGCTAAAGTCACCACAGTCCACCATACCTGCACCGACTTCATCCCTCCCCTTCTTATTTTTGAATCCCCTCGGGATCTGGATGGACATCATTCTCTATCAGTCACTCTCATTGTCTCTGTACTGCTGCAACTCTCTCTCCTTGCACCATTTGTCGGTTTTATCACATATCTATGTCTCTTGTCCTCGTGTATGTCTCTCTCTATCTCCACCTGCCTCACTCAGAATTCTTTCCTGGACAGAACAGAGGTGCAGCTATACTACATCAGCTGACCACTTTTTGTCAGCCATAATAAAAATGTGCTAAAGGGGCATTAGAAGGAAAAAACTTGGTTTCACTTGTCTTAGTAAGAAACATGGGGTTTCTGATTTGGTCCATCATGGCTCCTCTCTTACTCTGACGATTTCCTTTTCACTAAACCACTTGGAACTTTCCAtctggcagacacccctcccacCACACACTACAGTGAGCAAAAGCTTAAAGGTGCAGTCAAGCAGACTTCTAACTGAATCCTAGATCCTCTATAAACACACCACATgccttaacctctctaagcctgtttcttcacttgtaaaatgagataatagtAGTAATTACTTCAAGAGGATACCAAATGGATTAACTAATATAATGAATTTAAAGTATTTGACACGGCCCCTAGCACAAAAGAGCTCAACATTAATATTCGGTATAATTTCTCTCCtagaaatatttgttattaattCCTCTCTTGGAAAACAGGACCACACCCACTGTAAAAATTTTGCAGTGGGTGTGGTCCCGGATCTATGGCTCTATCTAAGGAGACCTGCCCTCCCGAAGCCAGTTACATCTCCTTTAGAAAAATGTTCCTAACACTTTTCCCCACCACTGCAGGACCTTTCCCTAAGCTACCACTCATATCAACTCAGCCAGCTCAGATGACAGCCAATTTTGTGGGACTGCTCTATAGAGCTATGCTGGGCTGAGCTAGGGGAGGATACCTCCTACACACAAGAGGTCTTCCTGGGCACAAAGGAGACTCTCCAGAGGGACTCAGAGAAAGGACTCCTTGAACAGATAAGGTACGAAGTGGAAAAGTAACTATGGGAAAGGCTCTCTAGAATGATTCTTCTTTAGCAAAAGCAAAACACAGTTGAGATCTCTGAACAAAGACGCAAAGGAGATAACACATAGCTAATATTCCAGCTCTTATCTAGCTATTAGGCACAAATCAGACTAGGACAGGGAGTGGAGCATGAAGAAATTTTTCCTCAAATTTACCTGGGTAATTCTGGCTTCCTGAAAATTCTCTTGTTACCAAGACAACATTATCCCAATTATATTCCTACCCGCCACGTTGTCCTACCCGCCACGTTGTCACACAGCTCAGCACAGCAACCTCCTACACAAACCTGGTTTTCATTGCAATTGTAACCCACCCATTAATAATGGTTTCAACCTAAGCTATGCATTAAAATTGCCTGAGGAGTTATTAGAAATTGTGATGCCCAGGCACACCCctaaccaattaaatcagaatctctggggtttTGATCCAGGCACCAGTAATTTTTAAGCTCCCAGGCAATTTCACAGTGCAGCCAAGGTTGGGAACCACCGCTTGGTTCTCAGTATAAGCCCTGATctatacagtcatgcattgcttaacaacAGGATATGTTCCGAGAAATGCATCCTTAGGCAATTttatcattgtgcaaacatcgtagagtgtacttacacaaacctagatggtagagcCTACAACATACCTAGACTCTaaggtatagcctattgctcttgGGCTGCAAatttgtacagcatgttactgtaagGAATACTATAAgaaattgtaacacaatggtatttgtgtatcaaacatacctaaacatagaaaaagtacagtaaaaatatggtattataatcttatggtgTCAGGCCACTGTCAGTCATGTAATCATTTTCCAAAACACTGTTATGTGGCTCATGATTGTACTTCTCCCATGTCCTTTAGGACCCCAATCCAACCTCACAGAGAAGCATCTGCAGCTAAGATAGTAAATTGCTTCAGAGATGCTGCTGAAGGGAGGAGAGGCCTGGTACTGTTTCCTTAAAGAATTCAGACCAAGaactatacacacatatacacatatacaaacacacccTAACAGACACCTGCATTTTCTGCCCCTAATGCAGGATGGATAAGTGACTCAAGAGTATGAATTATAGGCTGTGGTGAAGCTAGGAAAGTCACTGTCTTCTCCCTATCCCAGGCACAATTATCTATCAGGACCTCTATGATGTCACGCAGTGGCTTAGGGCCCAAGGCCTGAGGTCTCACCTCCCTGGGCCACTTGGGGTTCCCGCAGCAGCCACTGCCCTGCCCAGTCCCTCCCATACCCCACACCATGTTGGTTGGTACCCCCCACCTGCTGACACTAAATGAAGCTGATGCCACCTGGACCCTCATCAAGGATAAGGTAGGTAAAGTACGGATGCTAAAGAGGAAGTAACAAAGTGTGACCTGAATGGGTCTGAGCAGCTTGCGAGTAGGAAGGGGTGGGAAGCCTGAAGACAATAATAACATTTACTCAGTGCTTccatatgtgccaggcactgcagtaAAGTTATTGGCACAAACTGCCCTATTTAATGACAACTGCAAAACAGTAAAAAGGGTTCACTGAAAAGCAATGTATAGGGAATTATGAGCAAAAAGGAGACATGCTAAGTCAGGGGTAAGATAGGAGATCAGGAAGGCTTTCTGGAAAGAGTGACATTCTAGCTAGGCAAACGAGTTATTCACacaaagagggagaggagaacCTGACAAataaaagatgctcaataaatatctaaatTAGTTAATGAGAAGGAGGGTGATGAGTGCATAAcatattaattaaattataaagagcatttttaaaaacaaggagaggaaaaagaacaacTCATATTTGAGAACTCCTAGTAATCTTCTAGAGCAGAGTTCAAAGAAGCAGTGGTAAAAATAAGGCCAGAGATATATAGGGGCTAATCTTAGAACCTGCACTTCCTATAGAACCAGCTTCCTATAGAATCTGAATTTTATCTTTAACTCTTTCACAGATCTCAACTttcacaaaataagaaatttggGTTTCAAGgcaaatttgtatattttaaggaGCAGGGAGATCTCAGCTGTATCTGGGTTGCGGGTATCCAACAAATCCCACCCAAATCACTTCTCAGCTGCAGGCTGATGGCAGGAAATTTCAGATCGGAGAATTTAAGAAATCAGGTTCTGACTGTGATTTGAAGGAAGGTGAATtccaagctttaaaaaaaaaacatcttaaagTAGTGCTTACCACACTCAAAGAAGATTTAATGGCATGCTGCTCCCATTCCAAATAGGGTAGCTGCTTACCACAAAGACCAGCTTCCCAGAGAACCAAAACAGGAGAGCTCAAGGTTTCCCAAGTATTAGATCAACTGGTTTCAGCAGTATAAAAGGTTGATCCTGGACTAGATCAAGCAGAATTAGAGTGAAAATAAACAGTCTCCCATTATTAAAAACCTATGCCATCTCTGAGTATCAAAATAACTTATTTCTTatcttatttaaattaaaattttttaggaaaatTGGCAGGACAAATCACTGGCATTACAGGGAAAATTTAAGGATTAGGTCACCTTTGAGTGACCTGGTTTTCTGTGTCCAAAACCACTGACAGTTTACTGAACATATGGTAAAACATTTGGCTAAACAGAATGTGGCTCAAGAGCTCCACATTCAGAATTCAAAGCAACCAAGAGACATCTAGGAGGACAATATTCCATCATTACTTTCCTGGGACACCCCTGGGAAACCTAAATTTGAGGGCCTATGGTCCATAAATTTCTAACCAGAAGCAGAAGTTCAACAGGAGCACACAGTAGTCTTAAATAGTGATTCTACCAAGAACGGAGTCTCCCTAACAAAAAACTGAGCtccttatttttcctatttaggATAACCACTGGGGCTGTCAAGGATAAGCAGGGTTAGAATTAGGCAACTTAATGCCTGTCAGCATAAAGAACATTTGGGAAATAAAGAGCCTCCAGCTAAACCAGAGATTCACCCTTTTAGCAGAAACTTGAATAATAAGCACCAAGTATTTTAAATGTCACACTCTTATCAGAGGGACCTCTTCTGGAGATACTCTCATTTGCCTTAGTTGTGCAGGATCCTTGACACCAAAGGAACAGTTGGGGTGAGATTCCGACATCATGCTTGGTGCCTCTGAGTTCCTGGTCATGGGGCAAAACATTGCATTCAAAAACGTTAACCCACCAGTGTCCTGCTCTCTCCCCTGGAAACCCAAGTGGTCCTTCTCAGAGCCCCACCCAAAAGGAAGTGTTTCAATGAAGCAAAGGAGAGGGAATAATGGGTGTTTCATATAGACCATAAAAGAACATCAGCTATTCCTTTGGCCAGGTAACAAGACAGTAGTCTACAAGCTACCTCAGCTTATCCAAGGTGCAGCTGCATCTCCATAGTTAGCTACCTTCCTCTTATGCTAGGAGGCAGTACTTCCAAAACAGCTTTGTAGCAAAAAGAAGATCAGCCTTAAGGGGCCACTCGTGAATTCTACCAGAAGGCCAGCAAAGAGGGTGATGCCATCAGTAAGGGCATAGACATATGGAATTTGGGGATGGAAGTAGGGAGTAGAGTACAAAACTTTAAGCACTGGGCTCAAACATAAGAGATGCccaaaaaggaaattctgtgtGCCCTTGCTCCCTAGTAGAGCAGAGAACCAGAAACGTCAGCCACAAAACCCTGAATGGGTTGAAACCATAATACTTAGGTATAATTACTAGAGTCTCTCATAGGAACTCCCAGTTAGTCAGGACGTCAACTTTCCAAGGTACCAACACCAAAAATGCcatgacaaaacaaaaacaaaaaaaaccacacacacaggaGGAAATAAAATCCCTGAAAGTACAGTGTAACTAGCATTATAAAGATGAGGCCTCAAATTCGCTACAAAAACTACCCCTTGCAGCTAGGGTAGAAGGTACATACTAAGAGGTAATAGATACGGTATAAGAATGAACATTTCGAATCTATTTCTGTGTAACCTATTCTTGATTAAAGACATCACCCATGTAACCAGTCACCTAACAGGAATCCTTGaagatacttttttcttttttttcttgagactctgttgaatgcagtggcaccatctcgggtcactgcaacctccacctctgaggctcaagtgattctcctgcctcagtatcccaagtagctggaattacaggcatgtgccaccatgactggctaatttttctatttttagtagagacagagtttcaccatgttggcctggctggtctccaactcctgacctcaggtgatccaccctcctcagcctcccaaagtgctgggattacaggcatgagccactgtgcacagctgaGGATTCTTTTTTCCATACCTCTTAAGTGACCAAGTTCTACTAATTCTATAACCTAAATATCTCTATCATCGTCTCCCATTTTAGTTCAGGACCTTATTacgccttgcctggagtattgCAATACTCTTCGCTGATTTATCGCCTCTTATTTCATGCCTTCCTGTTAAAAATTAGCCTTCTGGCCAGcagcagtgtctcacacctgtaatcccagcactttgggaggctgaggtgggcggatttcctgaactcaagagtttgaaaccagcctgggcaacatgatgaaaccccatctctaataaaaatacaaaaaattagccaggcatggtggtgggtgcctgcagtcccagatacttgagaggctaaggcagaagaatcacttgaatccaggaggcagacgttgcagtgagcagagatcgcgccactacactccagcctggacgacaggagactctgtctcaaaaaaaaaaaaaaaattagctttctAAAATACCTATCTGATCCTGTTCCTTGTACCCAGAGCCCTTCAAGTGGCTTCCCATTGCCTTCAGGACAAAATCACTTGGCATACACACAAGGCTTTCTTAATCTAGTTCCTGTGTGCCTTTACCTCTTCATACCCTACATACAAGCAATATAGTATTACGTGTTCCTAAATGTGCCCCTCTTGGTTTGTAAATTCAAGTTTTTCCACTGGCGACTCCTATGCCTGAATTGACCACTCTCCTACCTAGATAATTCCTTCAAAACTCAAGTATCATCACCTAAAGAACTTCTTTGATCCTCTGTGAAAGATAAAGACTGTTGAATCACTTCTTGTCTCCTTCACACCCTGCTctctattaatattttacatagctgtttacatttttgtaaacTATATTAGGACAAACaggaagtctcactctttcgTTTTCCCAGTATCTAGCATAGTTTGGCACATAGAAATTCAAGGTTTTGCTGCAGGAGAGAGCTGGGAGATAAGCAGAAAGCATAAATCTGAACACATTATAGAGATGTAACTGAACAGTGATCACTAGGGTAGAGTCAATCTAGAGTAAGCAACCAGTTAACTCCTGACCCTAAGTCCCTGACCTATAAACTGGCCACCTGCAGGTCATCGAGGAGCACATTGGGTCCAACGCAGTAGCAGTACCTTTCCTGTCAGATGCAGCCTGCTATGACCTACTGGGTGTGCTGGTAAAACAGTCCCGCCCAGCCCATACCCGCCTGGCTTTGCCAGTTAGGCAGGGCCGGAGGGCACTGAAACCAGTGGGGCCACTACCAAACCTCCTGAAGCAGGCAGGATCTGAGGGTGCCTTCGCCCACTGCACTCAGGAATACTCACCAAATGGCCAAGCAGAGATAGCCTATGAAGAGATACGAATGTTGGATGGGCAGCCCTGCAGGATCCGCCTACATATGGGTGGCCTGCGCAAGAAGGTTGCCTTCCTATTGCTGCAACCAGGGCAGGTGAGCCTACAGCAGACTCTTCCCTGGCTCCGAAGCACCCATAGCATCTATGTCATCTACCAGGTCTTCTCTTGTTCCTGGCTGCAACTGGGGCTGACGTCGACAGACcgtgagtcccagctactccagttaCATCAGTCATTACCTGttgccttctcctgcctcaagttTTCACTGCAGCCCAAGGGTGTGCTGGGACCACAGAAGCCTCTGACTAAAGATCCATTGCCCCATGGGGCCAACTGGGTCAGAcccaacctcagcatcatgcCACCTCTGGCCTCCACATCAGCACCTGCTGATACACCTGAAGCTGCCAATGTGCCCCCCCGACCTGTTCCAGCCCCACCTATACCACCTCCCCAGGAAGGGCCAGAGGGCAGACTCACCAGATTCTCCTACAAGGGCCGAAACCCCTTCCAGAGGGGGCCCCCGATACTGTCAGGTACTATTGAGGAAATGA
Encoded here:
- the C10H11orf42 gene encoding uncharacterized protein C11orf42 homolog — translated: MLVGTPHLLTLNEADATWTLIKDKVIEEHIGSNAVAVPFLSDAACYDLLGVLVKQSRPAHTRLALPVRQGRRALKPVGPLPNLLKQAGSEGAFAHCTQEYSPNGQAEIAYEEIRMLDGQPCRIRLHMGGLRKKVAFLLLQPGQVSLQQTLPWLRSTHSIYVIYQVFSCSWLQLGLTSTDRESQLLQLHQSLPVAFSCLKFSLQPKGVLGPQKPLTKDPLPHGANWVRPNLSIMPPLASTSAPADTPEAANVPPRPVPAPPIPPPQEGPEGRLTRFSYKGRNPFQRGPPILSENWLFSPRSPPPGAQVGGPGDPDGHSMSLPLLQNLSLEFDSND